The genomic window GTACTCAGCAGTTCTTTCACAAGGCTCACCAGATCATTCAGGAGAAAAGGCTTGGGGAGTGTGCGGGTGGCACCAAACTCAGCCGCCTCTACCAAAAATTCCAAATCACGATTCCCACCTCCCGACATGGCAATCATTAATGGAGGAGAAGGTTTCCCAGCAAGTGCCCGTATCACTTCTAGGCCGTCCATTTCAGGCATGAGCACATCAGTAATGACCAGATCAACGGGACTCTCATGATAAAGCCTTAGCCCCAGTCGGCCATCGGAAGCAGTCTGAACATCATAGCCTTCCATCACCAACCGATCTCGCAAGGTTGAACATAATTCGGGGTCATCTTCCAAGAGTAAAATTTTCGCTTTCACATATCCACCTCACCAAGGTCTCGATTACCGTTATCTCACGACGCAATTTTGCATATTTTTGAGGTTTTTATCGGATTTCATGAGCAAAAATTTCAAACCACTCCCTCACAAAACGGCTTGGGGGAGGTTATGGCTTGCCGGCTCGGGATACCAAGGCCAGAAGCTCATGATAATCAATCGGTTTTTCCAGAAACGCAAAAGCCCCTGCTTGCATTGCTTCTTTTTCAATTTCCCTTGTCATATTACCACTCACAAGTATGACTCGCACATCCTGTCCCTTCACACGGTAGGACAGGGCTTTCAGAAAATCCAGCCCATTGAGAACGGGCATATGATAATCTGATATGACAATATCCACGTCGAGCCCTCCATCCAACAAAACCAGGGCCTCCCGACCATCCTCGGCTTCCTTCGCAGTAAACCCGTGACTCTCCAAATACAGACGCAAGGCCTGCCTGAAAGGCCGGTCGTCTTCAATTAATAAAATTGGTTTTTTCATAATTTGGTACGCCAATGGACTAGCCACATAGATGTCGGGGATCGTCACATGGCCTGTGACATCGCCTATCGTTTCCATGCTCATGAATCGCAACCTGATAAAAGGTTATGAATCAATTGATCCCTGCTCGATCCAACTTCCTAAAGAAGCAAAAGTATTGCCAAGCTCTTTCTTTATAGCTTTCAATAGAATTTTCAAAGTAACGCATTGAAATTAAAAGTAAATTTTTCTTAGAACTCGACCCACTGCCCATTTAGAGTGAGGGAAGTCTCAATTCAGTTATCTAAATAGATAAGGGGCGTATCCCTTGGAATGCTTATAGAACGATGCATTTATCCTCCTCCCTAAAACCTCCCTGGATTTCTCAAGAAAGGAGAAGGCATCTCTACCGATAAGACGGGCCCACAGTCCTTTAACCCAGTAAACCCTTAAAGGGGTACTTTTGCGGAACATGCATCTCATTTCTCATTTGATACCCTATGGGAAACTTGCTAAAAGAAGGCTCCAAGTTTTATGAATCCAACCCTAACTTTTGATGTCCTCTGAAGCATGAAAGCCAATTTCTCCCAATTTCATCCTGACCAATTTTCGTTTGCCAAGGACCCCGTGTTGATCCTGGAAAATTTTTGGAGTCAGGAAGAACGGAAGGTTGTTCGGGAAGCCATGGCACAATCGAAATGGATTGCCTTGGCGGATATGCCAGCCGTAGCTCAAGCCTTTCCCAATTGCGGCAATTGGAAGAAATCAGACATTGGCCCCTCTGAGGCTACTCATTTCATCCAACGGGTCGGAATGTCCTGCATTGCCGCCTATGTTGAATCCTTCCCAAACATCAAAAAGCGGCACGTTAATTTTAACTATTATTCGTATAGTGCGGGTGACTGTCTCCCTACCCACGACGATACGGACGACCTCTATACCTATGCCAAGGGCCGTCGACCACCAACCCGTCGTCTCGCCTTGGTCACCTATTTCCACGAAGAGTGGCATCCGGATTGGGGAGGGGAACTTATTTTGTATGGTCCTCCCACGAATTCTAAAAAGAATACGTCCTTACAGGTGACACATTGCATTCCTCCATTGCCGGGATCTTTGGCCATTTTCGCAGTGCCTCGACAACATCGAGTCTGCCGGGTAGACGTTCTTGCTGGAGACCATACCCGCCTTTCCATCGCCGGATGGTTCATGACAGAACATTGAAACACTTCACAGCACCCAAACCTTTTTCAGTCTTTTCATTTCAAATCCGGAAGAGATCCCACTTCCCGAAGCTGTGATGCAGCAGGGCCTTCCCAGCTTGAAGCTCCTGCCATGAAGGCTCACAACGTGTCCCGATTGGGTGAGACGTTGCCGTACCCTAGCGAATGGTTGAAAAACTCAAAATTTTTTGAGAGCTTATCGGGATCAAAATTTTTACAATCATCCATGAGCGAAACAGGATACGCAAAAAGGCCCGTCCAGCAAGGCCGGGATGACCATATTACGCAGGGGGAATCTGAGGGCTGGCCACACAACCGCCTTGGGGATTACAATCGCACGACGGCTTCTTTGGGCAAAAGGGATGGAAAGACTGAGTACGCAATGGAGTGGAGAGGGTGCCATTTCAAGCTTCCACCTGCGACGTCAGACATCTGAATTTCAAGGAGATGCGCAATGGATAAGGTATCGGATTATATTTTTGTGACGAACGTGATTCCTCGACATATTTGCCAGGAAGTTCTGGAGGAAATTAAAAACAAAGCGTGGAAACCTCATACCTGGTATAACTATTCAGCCGATAATTTCAAATCCGAGCCTGAAAAAGAATTAGATACCCTCAATACCACCCAGGCCCTACAGGATAAGTTAGCCCCGTTTATCTGCCAATCCGTCGAAGAATACATGATGAAGTTTGCGAAGCAGGAAGATGAACGCATTAAAAGTTTTATCCAAACCTTCACGCCCATACGGTTTAACCGGTACCGCACCGGAACCATGATGAGGAAACATTACGATCATATTCATTCGATTTTTGACGGGAAATATAAAGGCATCCCCATCTTGTCCTTATTAGGGGTGCTGAACGAGGGCTATGAAGGGGGCGAATTTCTCTTCTCTTCCCACCATGAGGTGAAACTGAAAACCGGGGATATGCTTGTCTTTCCTTCCAACTTCATGTATCCACATGAAGTCAAAGAAGTCACCAAGGGTGAACGGTACACCTTTGTAGGTTGGGCATTTTAAATTGTGAGACTACGGGAAATCGCCACCTTCATGATTTACCCCATTTCCTCAATGCCTCGGCGCAGATGACCCATTCCACGCTCCTCTTCGGCGCGACCTCCATTCTTGGGTTCAACCTCGCCAGATTATTTCCGGACACCATTCTGCCGTTTATCTCCCCGGGCAATTCTTCGAAATCAGTTTGTGAGTGGCCGGTCCTTCAGTTGGAAAATTCAGATTGGGTGGAACGCACCTTGGCTCAATATCAGCCGAAAGTCCTGTTGTATTGCCATGCGGTGTGTGATGTGCCGAAGTGTGAAGCCGACCCCGATTGGGCGCATGAGATCAACGTCCAACATCTCGGTCGTGTGGTGGAGAAACTACCAGCCCATATCCGATTAGTGTATGTGTCCTCGGATCATGTCTTTGGCGGGGATGGGGAGTACCATGAATATTCTCCCCCATGCCCAATTAGTGTGTATGGCCAGACCCGTGTCAACGCAGAAAAGCTGGTTTTGAATCGACACGGGTCGCTGGTGATTCGGACGGGTCTGGCGATTGGCCCTTCCCCGAACGGGCGCACAGGGCATTTGGATTGGCTTCGTTACCGCACTCAACAGCATCTACCCATTACCATTGTTGAGGATGAATCTCGCTCCGTTGTGTGGGTGACAGATCTGGCCAGACGCGTCATGAAATTCGCACAGAGCACTGAGACAGGCATCCGGCATATCTCCGCCACTCGGGCTGTATCAAGAGTGGAATTGGCCAAGCATCTGATGTCGATTTTGGGAGCACCTCCCACTTTCCGGTGCGAGAGCCGTCATCAACGGCCGGCCCCACATTTGGGCCGGGTGGCATTAACCAGCGCCTATGCAGATAACCTTTCTCTGCCCTTGGCAAGCGTCCTGGATGGCTGAAGAATCTAATTCTCAAATACGCCATCCCCTAGATTGTCTTACAGATTAAGCTTGTGGCACACCAACCCCTCTGGCTTTCTAAACAAACAAATCCGGCCAACGCGCAGATGACTGGTTTTTGGAAAATTGAACTGTAGGGTTCAACAGCGTCCTGGAAGTTTCTTCCTAATTGTGTGGCGGGTGTATCCAATGCGAGGAGTCTGGGCCCTTTCGATCAACCTGTGACCGGCTAGGCGGATGAAGAATGAGAGGCTAGAAATACGAGCTGCAACCCGATAATTGTTTTGGCATCACGAATAGTGCCGTCCTGAATAGCGGCCAACGCCTTTTCAAGCGG from Nitrospiraceae bacterium includes these protein-coding regions:
- a CDS encoding response regulator, with amino-acid sequence MKAKILLLEDDPELCSTLRDRLVMEGYDVQTASDGRLGLRLYHESPVDLVITDVLMPEMDGLEVIRALAGKPSPPLMIAMSGGGNRDLEFLVEAAEFGATRTLPKPFLLNDLVSLVKELLSTLPDSST
- a CDS encoding response regulator; this translates as MSMETIGDVTGHVTIPDIYVASPLAYQIMKKPILLIEDDRPFRQALRLYLESHGFTAKEAEDGREALVLLDGGLDVDIVISDYHMPVLNGLDFLKALSYRVKGQDVRVILVSGNMTREIEKEAMQAGAFAFLEKPIDYHELLALVSRAGKP
- a CDS encoding 2OG-Fe(II) oxygenase; the encoded protein is MKANFSQFHPDQFSFAKDPVLILENFWSQEERKVVREAMAQSKWIALADMPAVAQAFPNCGNWKKSDIGPSEATHFIQRVGMSCIAAYVESFPNIKKRHVNFNYYSYSAGDCLPTHDDTDDLYTYAKGRRPPTRRLALVTYFHEEWHPDWGGELILYGPPTNSKKNTSLQVTHCIPPLPGSLAIFAVPRQHRVCRVDVLAGDHTRLSIAGWFMTEH
- a CDS encoding 2OG-Fe(II) oxygenase, with the translated sequence MDKVSDYIFVTNVIPRHICQEVLEEIKNKAWKPHTWYNYSADNFKSEPEKELDTLNTTQALQDKLAPFICQSVEEYMMKFAKQEDERIKSFIQTFTPIRFNRYRTGTMMRKHYDHIHSIFDGKYKGIPILSLLGVLNEGYEGGEFLFSSHHEVKLKTGDMLVFPSNFMYPHEVKEVTKGERYTFVGWAF
- a CDS encoding sugar nucleotide-binding protein, whose protein sequence is MTHSTLLFGATSILGFNLARLFPDTILPFISPGNSSKSVCEWPVLQLENSDWVERTLAQYQPKVLLYCHAVCDVPKCEADPDWAHEINVQHLGRVVEKLPAHIRLVYVSSDHVFGGDGEYHEYSPPCPISVYGQTRVNAEKLVLNRHGSLVIRTGLAIGPSPNGRTGHLDWLRYRTQQHLPITIVEDESRSVVWVTDLARRVMKFAQSTETGIRHISATRAVSRVELAKHLMSILGAPPTFRCESRHQRPAPHLGRVALTSAYADNLSLPLASVLDG